The Candidatus Methylomirabilota bacterium genome segment GCGAGGATATCGACGGCATCCGGGCGGCCACTGACCGACTCAACCACGAAACCCACCGCCTGGCGGAGCTCCTGATGGACTCGGCGCTGCGCGAGGCCCTGCGGAACCGCCGGGTGACGGAAGCACTCGAGAAGAAGTGATGGCCAAGTACAAGGTGACCTTCTTGCCGCAGAACGTGACGGTGGAGGCCGACGACAAGGACTTCCCCTACGGAGACCACGGGAAGGCGGGATCGCTCCTCGACATCGCGCTCCATCACGACATCCGGCTGGAGCACAACTGTGGTGGGAACTGCGCCTGCACGACATGCCACGTGGTCGTCAAGGAGGGAGAGGAAAACCTTTCCCCGATGGAGTCGGACGAGGAAGATCGGCTCGACACCGCCCAGGGGCTGACCCTCCATTCGCGTCTGGGCTGCCAGGCGATCGTGCAGGGCGACGTCGTCGTGGAGATCGTGGATTAGCCGACGAAGAGAGGCGGCCTCACATGGGACTCAAGTGGAGTGACGCCGAGGACATCGGGATTCAGCTGGCGGGGAAGTTCCCGGACACCGACCCGCTGACCGTTCGGTTCACGGAGCTCCACAAGTGGGTGACCGAGCTCGCCGACTTCGAGGACGATCCCAAGGCCTCTTCGGAGGGGAAGCTCGAGGCCATTCAGATGGCGTGGCTCGACGAATACCGCGCCAGCCGTGAGTGACCCGATGCGGCGCCGGGCCCAGGACCGGAGCTACCAGGTGACGACTGTATCCGCCGCGAATATCAGATCGAGGAGGCCGGCGTGGTTGATCGCCGGGTAGGGGGACTCGCCGTGTCCGGCCTCGCCGTCGTCCAGCCGGAAGACCTGGCCCGGGAGCGGCGCCGCCAGCCGGGCGGCCTTCTGCAGCAGGACCACCGAGAGCGTGAGACCGGGGTCGTGGGCCTGCTGGGCGACGACGTCGAGCGCTGTCTGGTTGGCCGGGTCCTTGATGAGGTGCAGGACGTGCGGCATGGCTCAGAACACCAGGACCCGATCGCTCTTCGCCACGAGGCCCGCGAGGTCTTCGCGCGAGATCGGGATCATCGTCGGCCCGTCGGCGTTCCAGTTGTCGTCGTCCGGGATGACGGCCCGCTCGACGTGGAACGTCTGCCCGAGCTTCTTGAGGGTCGCGATGTGCTTGAGGGTGTCTTCCCCGTCCACGTAGTCCTCGACCTCCGCGCTGAAGACCTTGGCCGCCGGACCGAGGAGCGCGATGGTGACGTCGTTCTCGCCGGCGATGATGCCGAGGGCGATGCGGATGGCCTCGTTGGTCCGGTGAGACGTCTCGGGGTCGCCCGAGACGATGACGAGGACGTGCTCGGCCGCCACGGGCTAGTTCAGGGCCACGAAGCGCTCGCACCCGTTGATCAGATCGGTGAGGACCACCAGGCCGCAGTAGGTGGCCTTCTCGGTGATCGGCAGCCGCCGGCGCTGGCAGCCATATGCGCAGACGAAGAGCTTGGCGCCGTGCCGGCCCAACTCGAGGATGCGGTCGTCGTCGATGTTGCGGACGCCGTCGTCGATCATGTAGAGGTACACGTCCGCCCCCCGCGACAACGCCTCCCGGCTCAGCCCCAGGCAGGTTTCCAGGTTCGGGTGGTCGGGCGGCGTCGAGAGAAGGATGCCGAGCTTGCGCCCCTTGAGGTCGGATGTGGCGTGGAGAGAGCTCACCGATACGTCTCCTCGATGCTCCAGCCCACGCTAACATCCGGTGCCACTCGTGTCAACGCGCGCCGCCCCGAAGAGGGCGCGAACCCGACGAGGTGAAGGTGACTATGCGTCGCGTCTACCTGGATCACAACGCCTCCACGCCGGTGCATCCCGAGGTCCTCCAGGCCATGCTGCCCTACTTCGGGGAGCTCTATGGCAATCCTTCGAGCATCCACGGCTTTGGTCGCGAGGCCCGCGATGCCGTCGAGCTGGCGCGCGAAGAAATCGCGGGATTCCTGGGGGTCGCCAAGGAGGAATTCGTCTTCACCTCCGGCGGCACCGAGTCGGACAACCTGGCGATCAAAGGGGTGGCCTACGCCCGGGGGGCCGGTCACGTCATCAGCTCGCCGGTCGAGCACCACGCCGTGCTTCGGACGTGCCAGACGCTGGAGCGGCAAGGCTACGCGGTGACGTACGTCCCGGTCGACGGCCAGGGCCGGGTCGACCCCGACGACGTGCGGCGCGCGGTTCGGCCGGACACGGTCCTGATCACCATCATGTATGCGAACAGCGAGGTCGGCACCATCATGCCGATCGCCGAGATCGGCCGGATCGCCGCCGAGCACGGGATCCCGTTCCACGTCGACGGGGTCCAGGCCTTCGGGAAGATCCCGTTCTCGGTGCGCGACTGTGGCATCAGCCTGCTGTCGTGCTCGTCGCACAAGATCTATGGTCCCAAGGGGCTGGGCGGGCTGTACATCCGGAAGGGTACCAAGATGGTTTCGATCCAGCACGGCGGGGACCACGAGCGCCGGCGGCGCGCCGGCACCGAGAACGTGCCGGCCATCGTCGGGTTTGCCAGGGCTGTCGCCCTCCGGGCCCGTGACATGCAGGAGGAGGCCCTACGCGTGAGGCGGCTCCGGGACCGCCTGTGGGAGGGCGTGGAGGCGAAGGCCCCCGATGTCCGGCTCAATGGGCACCCGGTGCATCGCTTGCCCGGGACGGTCAACATGAGCTTCCGCGGGATCGAGGCGGAATCGCTCATCCTGGCCCTGGACCTCAAGGGCATCGGCGCCTCGGCCGGCTCGGCCTGTACCTCGGGAAGCCTGGAGCCCTCCTACGTCCTGACCGCCATGGGGGTGCCGCCCGAGTGGGCGCTCGGTGCCCTGCGCTGCTCGCTCGGGCGAAGCACGAGTGAGGAGGACATCGACTACGTGCTGGAGGTCCTGCCGGCGGCCGCCGACCGACTCCGCGCGCTGTCGCCGGCCACGGTGGCCTGACCGGACCGATGAGGTACAGCGACGCGCTCATCGACCACTTCCGGGCGCCGCGGAACGTCGGCATGATGCGCAGCCCGGACGGTGTCGGCGAGAGCCAGGATCCGACTTGCGGAGACCTCGCCCGGTTCTACTTGCGGGTCACCGACGGGCGGGTGGTCGAGGCCCGCTTCCAGACGTACGGCTGTGGGCCGTCCATCGCGGCATCGAGCCTGGTCACCGAGCTCGTCCGCGATCGCCCGGTCGAGGACCTCGGGGAGCTCACGCCCGGCGCCGTCGAGCGGGCGCTGGGGGGGTTGCCGGCCGATCGCCGCCACGCGGCGACGCTGGTGATCGAGGCGCTCCGCGCCGCTGCCGCCCACTATCGCCAGACGTATACGCCGGAGGTGAGTCGTGTTTGACGCCATCCGCCGCGATGTCCAAGCCGCCCTCGAGCGCGACCCGGCCGCCCGGAGCCGGCTCGAGGTAGTCCTCTGTTACCCCGGAGTCCACGCACTGGCCTTCCACCGGCTCGCCCATCGGCTCTGGAACGCCGGGTGGGTGGTCAGCGCGCGCTTCGTCTCTCACCTGGCTCGGTTCGTGACCGGCATCGAGGTCCACCCGGCCGCCCGGCTCGGGCCGGGGGTCTTCATCGACCACGGGATGGGCGTGGTCATCGGTGAGACCGCCGAGGT includes the following:
- a CDS encoding 2Fe-2S iron-sulfur cluster-binding protein translates to MAKYKVTFLPQNVTVEADDKDFPYGDHGKAGSLLDIALHHDIRLEHNCGGNCACTTCHVVVKEGEENLSPMESDEEDRLDTAQGLTLHSRLGCQAIVQGDVVVEIVD
- the iscX gene encoding Fe-S cluster assembly protein IscX — protein: MGLKWSDAEDIGIQLAGKFPDTDPLTVRFTELHKWVTELADFEDDPKASSEGKLEAIQMAWLDEYRASRE
- a CDS encoding DsrE family protein, which encodes MAAEHVLVIVSGDPETSHRTNEAIRIALGIIAGENDVTIALLGPAAKVFSAEVEDYVDGEDTLKHIATLKKLGQTFHVERAVIPDDDNWNADGPTMIPISREDLAGLVAKSDRVLVF
- a CDS encoding DsrE family protein, which gives rise to MSSLHATSDLKGRKLGILLSTPPDHPNLETCLGLSREALSRGADVYLYMIDDGVRNIDDDRILELGRHGAKLFVCAYGCQRRRLPITEKATYCGLVVLTDLINGCERFVALN
- a CDS encoding cysteine desulfurase family protein → MRRVYLDHNASTPVHPEVLQAMLPYFGELYGNPSSIHGFGREARDAVELAREEIAGFLGVAKEEFVFTSGGTESDNLAIKGVAYARGAGHVISSPVEHHAVLRTCQTLERQGYAVTYVPVDGQGRVDPDDVRRAVRPDTVLITIMYANSEVGTIMPIAEIGRIAAEHGIPFHVDGVQAFGKIPFSVRDCGISLLSCSSHKIYGPKGLGGLYIRKGTKMVSIQHGGDHERRRRAGTENVPAIVGFARAVALRARDMQEEALRVRRLRDRLWEGVEAKAPDVRLNGHPVHRLPGTVNMSFRGIEAESLILALDLKGIGASAGSACTSGSLEPSYVLTAMGVPPEWALGALRCSLGRSTSEEDIDYVLEVLPAAADRLRALSPATVA
- a CDS encoding iron-sulfur cluster assembly scaffold protein — encoded protein: MRYSDALIDHFRAPRNVGMMRSPDGVGESQDPTCGDLARFYLRVTDGRVVEARFQTYGCGPSIAASSLVTELVRDRPVEDLGELTPGAVERALGGLPADRRHAATLVIEALRAAAAHYRQTYTPEVSRV